A DNA window from Gavia stellata isolate bGavSte3 chromosome 35, bGavSte3.hap2, whole genome shotgun sequence contains the following coding sequences:
- the LOC104262432 gene encoding keratin, type II cytoskeletal 4 has translation MSRQAPTVRSVLGRRGFSSASEICGRSYAASACQPVRCGAGAYSSRSVCNLGGNRRISYVNGVCGTGCFGDFGFGGVGYGNVGGRVGLCGPRGYSIMRGYPDRKADGIQGICIDERLLKPLCVGVDPLEHEIRCQEKEQIKTLNTQFACFIDKVRFLEQQNKVLETKWGLLQQYVLPKKGKNLELYFENYICDLRKRLDCLLCEKQKLGSEECATSQLVEEFKCKYEEEINRRTTVENEFVALKKDADCIFLNKEELEVKVDLLRRQLELLKCVFEEERAQVDRQLCDTSVIVKMDNNRDLDMESIIKNVECWYQEIAQKSKEEVDAFYQTRFQELQDKRGKYCDDLQSNKCEISELTRMIQKLQCELENVKKQVSCLQTSICDVEQRGDCALKDAREKHVELQNALQKAKDELACMLRDYQELLNVKLALDIEIATYKTLLEGEESRICVGNPVSVSVVSSGYNIPDDCGMLAANGAACGYGSLGRRSGRHSSQNGGFSSRSAGIHPKRVISSVAKQCVPEVYCQAGGVNCKNGGFSSRSGGYPARTVISTGNGGLNARMGACQAGGVVNFGNQGCVIRQLGGSPVVVANSPEVVGCNNGMVGNYGVVRDPCVVP, from the exons ATGAGCAGACAGGCGCCTACAGTGAGATCTGTCCTGGGACGAAGAGGCTTCAGTTCAGCTTCGGAGATTTGCGGTCGAAGCTATGCCGCCTCTGCCTGCCAACCTGTCCGATGCGGAGCTGGTGCCTATAGCAGCAGGAGCGTCTGCAACCTGGGTGGAAACAGGAGAATTTCCTACGTGAACGGGGTCTGCGGTACTGGATGTTTTGGAGATTTCGGCTTCGGCGGCGTAGGCTACGGTAATGTTGGAGGAAGGGTTGGCCTTTGTGGCCCCAGGGGATATAGTATCATGAGAGGTTACCCCGATCGCAAGGCTGATGGCATCCAAGGTATCTGCATTGATGAACGGCTTCTGAAACCCCTCTGTGTTGGGGTTGACCCGCTGGAACATGAAATACGCTGTCAGGAGAAGGAACAGATCAAGACCCTCAACACCCAATTTGCCTGCTTCATCGACAAG GTCCGAttcctggagcagcagaacaaaGTTCTGGAGACCAAGTGGGGCCTCCTGCAGCAATACGTCCTaccaaagaaagggaaaaacctTGAACTGTACTTTGAGAATTACATCTGCGACCTGCGGAAGCGCCTGGACTGCTTGTTATGTGAAAAGCAAAAACTGGGCAGCGAAGAGTGTGCCACAAGCCAGCTGGTGGAGGAGTTCAAGTGCAA ATACGAGGAGGAAATCAACAGGCGTACAACTGTGGAGAATGAGTTTGTGGCACTCAAAAAG GATGCAGACTGCATCTTTTTGAacaaggaagagctggaggTGAAGGTGGATCTGTTAAGAAGGCAGTTGGAGTTGTTGAAATGTGTGTTTGAGGAG GAACGAGCTCAGGTAGATCGCCAGCTATGCGACACATCGGTCATCGTGAAAATGGACAACAACCGGGACCTGGACATGGAAAGCATCATCAAGAACGTTGAATGCTGGTACCAAGAAATAGCAcagaagagcaaagaagaaGTTGATGCTTTCTACCAAACCAGG TTTCAGGAGCTTCAGGATAAGAGAGGCAAGTATTGCGATGATCTGCAAAGCAACAAGTGTGAGATTTCAGAGCTAACCCGGATGATACAGAAGCTGCAGTGCGAACTGGAGAACGTGAAGAAGCAG GTCTCCTGCCTGCAAACCTCCATTTGTGATGTTGAGCAGCGTGGGGATTGTGCCCTCAAAGACGCCCGGGAGAAGCACGTTGAGCTGCAGAATGCCCTCCAGAAGGCCAAGGATGAGCTGGCTTGCATGCTGCGGGATTACCAGGAGCTGCTGAATGTCAAGCTGGCCCTGGATATTGAGATTGCAACATACAAGACTCTGCTGGAGGGTGAAGAGAGCAG GATATGTGTGGGGAACCCGGTGAGCGTGT CTGTGGTCAGCAGTGGCTACAATATCCCCGATGACTGCGGGATGCTGGCTGCAAATGGGGCTGCATGTGGCTATGGCTCCCTGGGGAGACGGTCCGGACGACACAGCTCCCAGAACGGAGGATTCAGCTCCCGGAGCGCTGGGATCCACCCCAAGAGAGTCATTAGCTCGGTGGCCAAGCAGTGTGTCCCAGAGGTGTACTGCCAAGCCGGAGGGGTCAACTGCAAGAACGGGGGATTCAGCTCCCGGAGCGGGGGGTACCCAGCTCGCACTGTCATCAGCACGGGAAACGGGGGCTTGAATGCTAGGATGGGGGCTTGCCAAGCTGGTGGGGTAGTCAACTTTGGAAACCAAGGCTGCGTCATCAGGCAGCTGGGGGGCTCTCCCGTCGTCGTTGCAAACAGCCCTGAAGTTGTGGGGTGCAACAACGGCATGGTGGGGAACTACGGGGTTGTCAGAGACCCATGTGTTGTTCCGTAG
- the LOC104262433 gene encoding keratin, type II cytoskeletal 4-like, translating into MSRQCYTSSSLLGRRGFSSASAVCGLGRGNSSSASVCQPVGRRCGIGGFSSRSVCDLGRGQRISFGGSCRSGVYGGAGVGRCGVAYGGGRFGVGTVVGFGNCGSYGGLGSYRGLGDGVAIGGYGGGIGIGLGGGRSEGIRGVSIHPELLKPLCVGVDPEECQVRTHEKEQIKNLNNQFACFIDKVRLLEQQNKVLTTKWELLQQYVLPASRRNLEPVFENFICNLRKQLECVLGERERLENEERCLRDLVQEYKCKYEDEINKRTAAENEFVVLKKDVDCLYLTKEELEVRVGLLRQQLEFLKCIYAEERAQLDCQLCDTSVIVQMDNSRDLDMEGIIKSVECCYEEIAQKSKAEVEAFYQTRLEELHSSRGKFCDDLRNNQSEIAELNRMIQKLQCESDNVKKQIAALQTAICDAEQRGDCALKDARQKLIDLQTALQQAKDKMACLLRDYQELLNVKLALDIEIATYRTLLEGEESRICTGNPVSVAVVSGGGTVGECRSLSGIGGKCTVKTGGAGAGLGVVSSFGVSSAGFSTRSVDCLPRVGAGFGARSAVSCVGREVISGAEGVQCTTGVGNLGNVVCAGVEQCSPGAVIIPGAGVCGTGNRYSTAVRVVRTTR; encoded by the exons ATGAGTCGACAGTGCTACACCTCCAGCTCTCTCCTGGGAAGACGGGGCTTTTCCTCCGCGTCCGCCGTCTGCGGCCTCGGCAGGGGCAACAGCAGCTCAGCCTCCGTCTGCCAGCCGGTGGGACGGAGATGTGGAATCGGTGGCTTCAGCAGCCGGAGCGTCTGCGACCTAGGGAGAGGGCAAAGGATTTCCTTCGGCGGGAGCTGCCGCAGTGGGGTCTATGGCGGCGCCGGCGTCGGACGTTGCGGCGTGGCTTACGGCGGAGGCCGCTTTGGCGTGGGCACGGTCGTGGGGTTTGGTAACTGCGGAAGCTACGGGGGCCTGGGCAGCTACAGAGGTCTCGGGGACGGCGTGGCTATTGGAGGCTACGGCGGCGGCATTGGCATCGGCCTCGGCGGAGGTAGATCTGAAGGGATTCGGGGCGTCAGCATCCACCCGGAGCTCCTCAAACCCCTCTGCGTGGGGGTCGACCCCGAGGAGTGCCAAGTGCGGACCCACGAGAAAGAGCAGATCAAGAACCTCAACAACCAGTTCGCCTGCTTCATCGACAAG GTGcggctgctggagcagcagaacaagGTGCTGACCACCAagtgggagctgctgcagcagtatGTCCTCCCAGCTTCCAGGAGAAACCTGGAGCCCGTGTTCGAGAACTTCATCTGCAACCTGAGGAAGCAGCTGGAGTGTGTGCTGGGGGAGCGAGAGAGGCTGGAAAACGAGGAGCGGTGCCTCAGGGACCTGGTTCAAGAGTACAAGTGCAA atACGAAGATGAGATCAACAAGCGCACGGCTGCGGAGAACGAGTTTGTGGTCCTCAAGAAG GATGTGGACTGTCTCTACCTGAccaaggaggagctggaggtgaGGGTGGGCCTCCTGCGGCAGCAGCTGGAGTTCCTGAAGTGCATCTACGCCGAG GAGAGAGCTCAGCTGGATTGCCAGCTGTGTGACACCTCTGTCATCGTGCAAATGGACAACAGCCGGGACCTGGACATGGAGGGCATCATCAAAAGTGTTGAGTGCTGCTACGAGGAGATTGCCCAGAAGAGCAAGGCTGAAGTGGAGGCTTTCTACCAAACCAGA CTGGAGGAGCTCCACAGCAGCAGGGGCAAGTTCTGCGACGACCTGAGAAACAACCAGAGCGAGATAGCCGAGCTGAACCGGATGATCCAGAAGCTGCAGTGCGAGTCGGATAACGTGAAGAAACAG ATCGCAGCTCTGCAGACGGCCATCTGCGACGCTGAGCAGAGGGGCGACTGCGCCCTCAAAGATGCCCGGCAGAAGCTGATCGACCTGCAGACTGCGCTGCAGCAAGCCAAGGACAAGATGGCATGCTTGCTGAGAGACTACCAGGAGCTGCTGAACGTCAAGCTGGCCCTGGACATTGAGATTGCCACTTACAGGACGCTgctggaaggagaagagagcag GATATGTACCGGCAACCCTGTGAGCGTAG CTGTGGTCAGCGGCGGTGGCACGGTCGGGGAGTGCCGATCCCTATCTGGAATCGGAGGCAAATGCACCGTCAAGACAGGAGGGGCCGGCGCGGGGTTAGGGGTGGTCTCCTCCTTTGGCGTCAGCAGCGCCGGCTTTAGCACCCGGAGCGTAGATTGCCtccccagggtgggggctggATTTGGGGCGAGGAGCGCGGTCAGCTGCGTGGGGCGAGAAGTCATCTCCGGTGCGGAGGGGGTGCAGTGCACCACTGGCGTGGGCAACCTGGGGAACGTCGTGTGCGCTGGCGTGGAGCAGTGCAGCCCGGGAGCCGTCATCATTCCCGGGGCAGGGGTCTGCGGCACCGGGAACAGGTACAGCACAGCTGTGCGCGTGGTCAGAACAACCCGGTAG
- the LOC104262429 gene encoding LOW QUALITY PROTEIN: keratin, type II cytoskeletal 5 (The sequence of the model RefSeq protein was modified relative to this genomic sequence to represent the inferred CDS: deleted 2 bases in 1 codon) produces MQPSPDPQGDKGHPALPSIRELHCLSLLLLASAGLFSPAAMNRQTYSMRVGGGGRSYSAASAIIPSSNRAGFSSMSMARSGGGGGGFGRLIGGGGGGGGGFGSRSLYNLGGSKRISIGVGSSFRAAFGSGAGGGSGLGGGGGGGNLGLGLGGGGGGYGFGGGAGGLGFSGGQGGGGGFGFGGVGSLGGFSGGVGGGRNPVGFGGGPAGVGTIQEVSVNQSLLAPLNLEIDPNIHQVRKDEKEQIKTLNNKFASFIDKVRFLEQQNKVLETKWTLLQDQGQKNTSGKNNLDPLFEAYINNLKRQLANLLNERGRMDGELKNMQDLVEDFKNKYEEEINRRTAAENEFVVLKKDVDAAYMNKVELEAKVDALTDELSFLRALYEAELAQLSAQASDTAVILSMDNNRDLDLSSIIAEVKAQYEDIANKSRAEAEAWYQTKFEELQATAGKHGDDLRNTKGEISELNRLIQRIRSEIENTRNQCANLQTAVGDSEGRGELALKDAKAKMIDLEDALQKAKADMARQVREYQELMNVKLALDIEIATYRKLLEGEESRLSGEGLNPISYSVISSSSGIAGGGGFGGGFGGLSLSGGGGGSGFGLGGGGGSGFGLGGGGGSGFGLGGGGGSGFGLGGGGGSGFGLGGGGGGYSFGSGGGLGLGGGGGLGGGFGGGSGLSIASGLGYGGGGGSGLSTGGGNFSSGSAKGTNPGVKIVSKTSSSKKSIKSQSLKNATQPE; encoded by the exons ATGCAACCAAGCCCAGATCCCCAGGGGGAT AAAGGGCATCCCGCACTCCCTTCCATCAGAGAACTGCACTGTCTCAGTTTGCTGCTTCTCGCCAGCGCTGGGCTGTTCTCTCCTGCTGCAATGAACCGGCAAACTTACAGCATGAGAGTGGGAGGTGGAGGCAGATCTTACAGCGCTGCCTCAGCTATTATTCCAAGCAGCAACAGGGCTGGCTTTAGTTCGATGTCCATGGCACGAtctggaggaggtggaggtggtTTTGGAAGGCTCATTGGAGGAGGTGGCGGTGGTGGTGGCGGTTTTGGCAGCAGGAGCCTTTACAACCTTGGTGGTAGCAAGAGAATATCCATCGGTGTTGGAAGCAGCTTCCGAGCTGCTTTTGGGAGTGGAGCTGGTGGTGGCTCTGGCCTGGGAGGTGGCGGTGGTGGTGGCAATCTTGGACTTGGTCTcggtggtggaggtggtggatATGGCTTTGGTGGAGGTGCTGGTGGGCTTGGCTTTAGTGGTGgacagggaggtggtggagggtTTGGCTTTGGTGGAGTAGGGAGCCTGGGAGGATTCAGTGGAGGGGTAGGTGGTGGCAGGAACCCGGTGGGATTTGGTGGTGGCCCAGCTGGAGTCGGTACAATCCAAGAAGTGAGTGTCAACCAGAGTCTCCTGGCACCGCTGAACCTGGAGATAGATCCAAACATCCATCAGGTGCGAAAAGATGAGAAGGAGCAAATAAAGACTCTCAACAACAAGTTTGCGTCTTTCATTGACAAG GTTCGCttcctggagcagcagaacaagGTGCTTGAGACCAAATGGACCCTCCTGCAGGACCAGGGTCAAAAAAACACCTCAGGCAAAAACAACCTGGACCCACTCTTTGAGGCTTACATCAACAACTTGAAACGGCAGCTGGCCAACCTGCTCAACGAGAGAGGACGCATGGACGGGGAGCTGAAGAACATGCAAGACCTCGTTGAGGATTTCAAGAACAA ATATGAAGAGGAAATCAATCGACGCACAGCAGCGGAGAATGAATTTGTGGTGCTGAAGAAG GACGTGGATGCTGCTTACATGAATAAGGTGGAACTGGAGGCCAAGGTGGATGCCCTGACCGATGAACTCAGTTTCCTCCGAGCCCTCTACGAAGCG GAGCTGGCTCAGCTCAGCGCACAAGCGTCCGACACCGCTGTCATTCTGTCGATGGACAACAACCGGGACCTGGACCTCAGCAGCATCATAGCTGAAGTCAAAGCTCAGTACGAAGACATCGCTAACAAGAGCCGGGCCGAGGCGGAGGCTTGGTACCAAACCAAG TTCGAGGAGCTGCAGGCCACAGCTGGGAAGCATGGGGATGACCTGCGCAACACAAAGGGGGAAATCTCCGAGCTCAACCGGCTGATCCAGAGGATCCGATCAGAGATAGAGAACACAAGGAACCAG TGTGCTAACCTGCAGACAGCCGTCGGAGACTCGGAGGGCCGTGGGGAGCTGGCCCTCAAAGATGCCAAGGCAAAGATGATTGACCTGGAAGATGCCCTGCAGAAAGCCAAAGCTGATATGGCCCGGCAGGTCCGCGAGTACCAGGAGCTCATGAACGTCAAGCTGGCCCTGGACATCGAGATCGCGACCTACAGGAAGCTGCTGGAGGGCGAGGAGAGCAG GCTGAGCGGAGAGGGACTCAACCCCATCAGCTACT ctgtCATCAGCTCCAGCTCTGGCATAGCTGGTGGAGGTGGGTTTGGAGGAGGATTTGGTGGACTGAGCCTAAGTGGAGGAGGCGGCGGAAGCGGTTTTGGTCTTGGAGGAGGCGGCGGAAGCGGTTTTGGTCTTGGAGGAGGCGGCGGAAGCGGTTTTGGTCTTGGAGGAGGCGGCGGAAGCGGTTTTGGTCTTGGAGGAGGCGGCGGAAGCGGTTTTGGTCTTGGTGGCGGTGGTGGAGGCTACAGCTTTGGAAGCGGAGGTGGACTTGGACTCGGGGGTGGTGGTGGTCTCGGAGGTGGATTTGGAGGAGGCAGTGGTCTCAGCATTGCAAGCGGTCTTGGCTATGGAGGAGGTGGCGGCAGCGGTCTGAGCACCGGCGGAGGGAATTTCAGCTCTGGAAGTGCAAAAGGCACCAACCCAGGTGTGAAAATCGTCTCCAAAACCTCCTCCAGCAAAAAGAGCATAAAAAGCCAAAGCTTGAAGAATGCTACACAGCCTGAGTAA